The following are encoded in a window of Legionella geestiana genomic DNA:
- a CDS encoding helix-turn-helix domain-containing protein — translation MPAPIGNPSDIIKDKIKEAGVKQVHLAKKLGISPQHLNKILAKNQDRSQYLPKIAEILGLDTISAGLNNITSIPILSEKALKSLAKGSISFEELEHTTDQSWPSTVQEDYYFYGYRLVENINSQLFKNDLLIFSSSLPCDMTGRIGLAFIEEKGLIFIGTLKYNRKTIMIYNERDCFEFKIGDQLIGIAVHLERNIEEGLK, via the coding sequence GTGCCAGCCCCTATCGGAAACCCTAGCGATATCATCAAAGACAAAATAAAAGAAGCTGGTGTTAAACAAGTACATCTGGCTAAAAAACTCGGAATTAGTCCGCAACACCTAAATAAAATTCTCGCTAAAAACCAGGATAGAAGCCAATACCTGCCTAAAATAGCAGAAATTTTGGGCTTGGATACAATATCAGCTGGATTGAATAATATAACCTCAATACCGATTCTATCTGAAAAGGCTCTAAAGTCTTTGGCTAAAGGATCCATTTCATTTGAAGAATTAGAGCATACGACCGATCAATCATGGCCATCAACTGTACAAGAAGATTATTATTTTTATGGCTATAGACTTGTAGAAAATATCAACTCTCAATTATTTAAAAATGATTTGCTAATTTTTAGTTCGTCTCTACCTTGCGACATGACTGGACGCATTGGACTGGCTTTTATCGAAGAGAAAGGGTTAATTTTTATAGGCACATTAAAGTACAATAGAAAAACAATAATGATTTATAATGAACGGGATTGCTTTGAGTTTAAAATAGGCGATCAGCTGATTGGAATAGCAGTCCATTTAGAAAGAAATATCGAGGAAGGATTAAAATGA
- the csrA gene encoding carbon storage regulator CsrA: protein MLVLSRKIGESIVIGEDIYCTVVGYKHGEIRLAFDAPKSLPIHREEIQRRIYRNRQQESWCCDNKPSQERVVDRLINKFKHEVCPA from the coding sequence ATGTTAGTTTTGAGCAGAAAAATCGGGGAATCTATAGTTATTGGTGAAGATATTTACTGCACTGTAGTTGGCTATAAGCACGGAGAAATTCGTCTGGCTTTTGATGCCCCTAAATCCCTTCCAATTCATCGGGAAGAAATTCAACGCCGCATTTATCGTAATCGCCAACAGGAAAGCTGGTGTTGCGACAACAAACCCAGCCAGGAACGCGTGGTTGATCGTCTAATCAACAAGTTCAAACACGAGGTATGCCCGGCTTAA
- the trbB gene encoding P-type conjugative transfer ATPase TrbB: MIELEEQGITVKDRAREKLRRDLGGLIEGALKDYKTVEIMLNADGSLWQERLGETMRCIGNITEARAESIIKTVAGFHGKEVTRFKPLLEGELPLDGSRFAGQLPPVVSRPTFAIRKKALSVFTLNHYVESGIMTEAQCEVIEQAVAAHRNILVIGGTGSGKTTLVNAIIHEMVIHAPEERIFIIEDTGEIQCAAKNCVQYHTTIDVSMTQLLKTTLRMRPDRIIVGEVRGSEALDLLDAWNTGHEGGTATLHANNCLAGLYRLKSLITRNPAAPAEIEPLIGEAVHCVVHIARTPQGRRVEEIISVHGYENGHYNIEKLI, from the coding sequence ATGATAGAGCTGGAAGAACAAGGGATAACGGTTAAAGATAGAGCCCGTGAAAAGCTGAGGCGTGATTTGGGAGGATTGATTGAAGGGGCATTGAAAGATTATAAAACCGTAGAAATCATGCTGAATGCGGATGGCAGTCTTTGGCAAGAGCGTCTCGGTGAAACGATGCGTTGTATCGGCAACATCACCGAGGCACGGGCAGAAAGTATTATCAAAACGGTTGCCGGTTTTCATGGTAAAGAAGTCACCCGCTTTAAACCCTTGTTGGAAGGCGAGCTGCCTTTGGATGGTTCACGTTTTGCCGGGCAGCTTCCGCCAGTGGTTTCACGCCCGACCTTTGCGATTCGGAAAAAAGCGTTGTCCGTTTTTACCCTCAATCACTATGTGGAATCGGGGATTATGACCGAGGCCCAATGTGAGGTCATTGAACAGGCAGTGGCGGCGCATCGTAACATCCTGGTTATCGGCGGTACTGGATCAGGCAAAACCACTTTGGTTAACGCCATCATCCATGAAATGGTGATTCATGCGCCTGAGGAACGCATTTTTATCATCGAAGACACCGGAGAAATCCAGTGTGCAGCTAAAAACTGTGTCCAATATCATACCACCATCGATGTCAGTATGACCCAGCTTTTGAAAACCACACTCAGGATGCGCCCCGATAGAATTATCGTGGGCGAGGTTCGCGGCTCGGAAGCTTTGGATTTGCTGGATGCCTGGAATACCGGTCATGAAGGCGGTACTGCCACCCTTCATGCCAACAACTGTCTGGCAGGGCTTTACCGTTTGAAATCACTGATTACCAGAAACCCTGCAGCCCCGGCTGAGATTGAGCCACTGATTGGTGAGGCGGTGCATTGTGTTGTGCATATTGCCAGAACGCCACAAGGGCGCAGGGTAGAGGAAATCATCTCGGTTCATGGCTATGAGAATGGTCATTACAACATTGAAAAACTTATTTAA
- a CDS encoding TrbC/VirB2 family protein, which translates to MHQLTQLNQKNFLLMGLMVLALMLVTHPALAVSAGGGLPFDSWLTKIQKSITGPFAFSAAIIGLVAAGATLIFGGELNGFMRSLIFFVLVLAFLVAAQNTMTAITGKGAEITKPSNAIVQGVQP; encoded by the coding sequence ATGCATCAACTAACCCAATTAAATCAAAAGAACTTTTTACTGATGGGATTAATGGTTTTGGCTTTGATGTTAGTCACCCATCCTGCTTTGGCGGTATCAGCGGGTGGCGGTCTTCCCTTTGATTCATGGCTGACTAAAATCCAGAAGTCTATCACTGGCCCCTTTGCCTTTAGTGCAGCCATTATTGGTCTGGTAGCAGCAGGGGCAACCCTCATTTTTGGTGGTGAATTAAATGGATTTATGCGAAGTCTTATCTTTTTTGTTCTGGTGCTCGCATTTTTAGTCGCCGCTCAAAATACCATGACTGCCATTACTGGCAAGGGTGCTGAAATCACCAAGCCCTCAAACGCAATTGTTCAAGGTGTCCAGCCATGA
- a CDS encoding conjugal transfer protein TrbD, whose protein sequence is MSLRTIPIRRCGNRPSLFMGGDRELVMFSGLLSAILVFAAQDWLAAFVGVLMWFSALKGLRLMAKSDPSMRAIYLRQRRYQSWYPARSTPFKINRRGYQ, encoded by the coding sequence ATGAGTCTGCGCACAATCCCAATCCGTCGTTGTGGAAACCGCCCAAGTCTTTTTATGGGCGGTGACCGAGAGCTGGTGATGTTCTCAGGTTTGCTGTCTGCCATTCTGGTATTTGCAGCTCAAGACTGGCTGGCGGCTTTTGTTGGGGTGTTGATGTGGTTTTCCGCCTTGAAAGGGCTTCGTCTTATGGCCAAATCCGACCCATCCATGCGAGCGATTTATCTGAGACAAAGACGCTATCAATCCTGGTATCCAGCACGTTCAACTCCTTTCAAGATTAATCGAAGAGGTTATCAATGA
- a CDS encoding conjugal transfer protein TrbE (type IV secretion system ATPase VirB4 family), with amino-acid sequence MIELISFLISITGLVLLTLLFWEIRLKTGARLLKKHRSHKAGLADLLNYAAVIDDGVVVCKNGSFMAAWLYSGEDIANTTDGAREMLSFRLNQAMSSMGNGWMIHVDAVRRAAPGYSDKNHSHFPDAISLAVDEERRMLFEQMGTLYEGYFVITLTWFPPVLAQKRFVELMFDDDGIHLSDKAKTARLIDEFKQSCRNFESRLSAGLHLERLCAEKEADSLAHDNFLRHLQFCITGLNHPVNLPKNPIYLDALIGGQELVTGITPKIGRKFIQCVAIEGFPMESYPGILTALTQLPVEYRWSSRFIFMDAHEAVAHFTKYRKKWKQKVRGFFDQVFNNNSGVIDEDALDMVKDAQSAIAETNSGMVGQGYYTSVVILMDEDRALVEKAALMIEKNINALGFSARTETINTLDAFMGSLPGHGVENIRRPLINTMNLADLLPTSSIWTGENKAPCPLFPALSPPLLHCVTSGNTPFRLNLHVRDLGHGIMFGPTRSGKSTHLGLIALSWRRYKEARIYSFDKGMSMYPTCRATGGEHYTIADKASTLAFAPLQFLATKGDRAWAMEWIDTILALNGLNTTPAQRNEIGYAIMSMHQSGSKTLSDFVMTIQDEPIRETFKQYTIDGLMGHLLDAKSDGLGLSSFMTFEIEHLMGLGEKFALPVLLYLFRRIETSLDGRPTLILLDEAWLMLAHPVFKNKIAEWLDSMAKKNCVVFMATQHLSHAAGSGILDVIVESTATKIFLPNLFARDPETRLIYERMGLNPRQIDIIATAQPKRDYYYVSEKGQRLYQLALGPRALAFVGATDPDSIARMKQLEQQFGDQWVNYWLLEKGLSMNQYGEAA; translated from the coding sequence ATGATTGAATTAATCAGTTTTCTAATCAGCATCACCGGTCTTGTTCTTTTAACTCTGCTGTTTTGGGAAATCCGCTTGAAAACAGGCGCCCGACTGTTAAAAAAGCACCGTTCGCACAAGGCAGGTCTTGCCGATTTACTTAACTATGCTGCCGTAATTGATGATGGAGTGGTTGTTTGTAAAAACGGCTCATTCATGGCTGCCTGGCTATATAGTGGTGAAGACATTGCCAATACCACCGATGGGGCGCGTGAAATGCTTTCATTCCGACTCAATCAGGCAATGTCTTCCATGGGCAATGGCTGGATGATCCATGTTGATGCGGTGCGACGGGCAGCACCCGGTTACAGCGATAAAAATCATTCCCATTTTCCTGATGCTATTTCCCTGGCTGTTGATGAAGAAAGACGGATGCTGTTTGAGCAGATGGGAACCCTGTATGAGGGGTACTTCGTGATTACCTTGACCTGGTTTCCCCCGGTGTTGGCACAGAAGCGTTTTGTTGAGCTGATGTTTGATGACGATGGCATTCATTTGAGTGATAAAGCCAAAACCGCTCGATTGATTGATGAATTTAAACAATCCTGTCGGAATTTTGAGTCGCGCCTCAGTGCGGGGCTTCATCTTGAAAGATTGTGCGCAGAAAAAGAGGCTGATTCGCTCGCCCATGATAATTTTTTAAGACATTTACAATTTTGCATCACCGGCCTTAATCATCCGGTTAACCTGCCCAAGAACCCCATTTATCTGGATGCCCTGATTGGCGGTCAAGAGCTGGTTACCGGGATTACCCCTAAAATTGGCCGAAAGTTCATTCAATGCGTGGCAATTGAAGGTTTTCCCATGGAGTCTTATCCCGGGATTTTAACCGCACTCACTCAATTGCCGGTCGAATACCGCTGGAGTTCTCGCTTTATTTTTATGGATGCACACGAGGCTGTCGCGCATTTCACCAAATATCGTAAGAAATGGAAGCAAAAGGTCAGAGGCTTTTTTGATCAAGTGTTTAATAACAACTCCGGGGTGATTGATGAAGATGCTCTGGATATGGTGAAAGATGCACAATCGGCCATTGCCGAAACCAATTCCGGCATGGTCGGTCAGGGCTATTACACCTCGGTGGTTATCCTGATGGATGAAGACAGGGCTTTGGTTGAAAAGGCCGCTTTGATGATTGAAAAAAATATCAATGCATTGGGCTTTAGCGCAAGAACCGAAACCATTAATACCCTTGATGCCTTCATGGGCAGCCTGCCAGGTCACGGGGTTGAAAATATTCGAAGGCCTTTGATTAACACCATGAATCTGGCTGATTTGTTACCCACATCCAGCATTTGGACAGGCGAGAATAAGGCACCATGCCCCTTGTTTCCGGCACTGTCACCACCTTTGCTTCATTGTGTCACCAGCGGTAATACGCCTTTCAGGCTGAACCTGCATGTCAGAGACTTGGGTCATGGCATCATGTTTGGCCCAACCCGATCGGGTAAATCGACCCATCTCGGTTTAATTGCTTTGTCTTGGCGGCGGTATAAAGAAGCGCGTATTTACTCTTTTGATAAAGGCATGTCGATGTACCCGACTTGCCGGGCAACGGGTGGCGAGCATTACACCATCGCTGATAAAGCCTCAACGTTAGCCTTTGCGCCGCTGCAGTTTTTAGCAACAAAAGGTGACAGGGCATGGGCTATGGAATGGATTGATACTATTTTGGCTTTGAATGGCTTAAATACAACGCCCGCCCAGCGCAATGAGATTGGCTATGCCATTATGAGCATGCATCAAAGTGGTTCTAAAACCTTATCCGATTTTGTCATGACGATTCAGGATGAACCTATTCGTGAAACGTTCAAACAATACACCATTGACGGTCTGATGGGGCACTTATTGGATGCTAAAAGCGATGGTCTGGGATTATCTTCCTTCATGACCTTCGAAATCGAGCACTTGATGGGCTTGGGCGAGAAATTTGCCTTGCCAGTATTGCTGTATTTGTTTAGACGGATTGAAACATCACTGGATGGCAGACCAACCCTTATCTTGTTGGATGAAGCATGGCTGATGTTGGCACATCCGGTATTTAAAAACAAAATCGCTGAATGGCTGGATTCCATGGCCAAGAAAAACTGCGTGGTCTTTATGGCAACACAACATTTATCCCACGCTGCAGGCTCAGGCATTCTTGACGTTATCGTTGAATCTACTGCTACCAAAATCTTTTTACCCAATCTTTTTGCCCGTGATCCAGAAACGAGGTTGATTTATGAGCGCATGGGCTTAAACCCGCGACAAATTGACATCATCGCCACCGCCCAACCCAAACGCGATTACTACTATGTCAGTGAAAAAGGCCAGCGGCTTTATCAGCTCGCATTGGGGCCGAGGGCGTTAGCTTTCGTTGGGGCAACTGATCCTGATTCTATCGCGCGGATGAAACAGCTGGAGCAACAATTTGGCGACCAATGGGTGAATTACTGGCTCCTGGAAAAAGGGCTTTCGATGAACCAATACGGAGAAGCAGCATGA
- a CDS encoding conjugal transfer protein TrbF yields the protein MNKIRQWLKPESRKLRLTDNPYLNAKRAWNTHTAGLMKSLQIWQLVSLASLLVTLAAVGGLIAIGSQSKFIPLVFQQDYSGNTLSVTRADRLGQASIDDYRTTAAHFIENLRVVSADSELQKKAVFQVYAWLNQNDAALTKVQEFYSDKQQSNPFERAAHELVSIEIRSVLQETEDTWQVDWIETVRNRDGTIKQKPALMKALVTMYQENEVNDIGSDLILKNPHLIYIRDFNWSYDLKHGENA from the coding sequence ATGAATAAAATCAGACAATGGCTTAAACCAGAATCCAGGAAACTAAGGCTAACCGATAACCCTTATCTCAATGCCAAAAGGGCCTGGAATACCCACACCGCAGGCTTGATGAAATCACTGCAAATCTGGCAGCTGGTCAGTCTCGCAAGTTTACTGGTAACGCTTGCTGCCGTGGGTGGATTGATTGCGATAGGAAGTCAGTCCAAGTTTATCCCGCTGGTCTTTCAACAAGATTACAGTGGTAACACCCTCTCGGTCACTCGTGCTGACAGGCTTGGGCAGGCAAGCATTGATGATTACCGCACCACCGCAGCCCATTTCATTGAGAACCTTCGCGTTGTCAGTGCTGATAGCGAGCTGCAGAAAAAAGCAGTCTTTCAGGTTTATGCCTGGTTAAACCAAAACGATGCGGCTCTCACCAAGGTTCAGGAATTCTATAGCGACAAGCAACAGTCCAATCCCTTTGAAAGAGCGGCCCACGAGCTGGTCAGCATCGAGATTCGATCGGTTCTGCAAGAGACTGAGGACACTTGGCAGGTTGATTGGATAGAAACGGTTAGAAATCGTGATGGAACCATTAAACAAAAGCCTGCATTAATGAAGGCCCTTGTCACCATGTATCAGGAAAATGAAGTCAATGACATCGGAAGCGATCTCATCTTGAAAAACCCGCACCTGATTTATATCCGCGACTTTAACTGGTCTTATGACTTAAAACATGGAGAAAACGCATGA
- the trbG gene encoding P-type conjugative transfer protein TrbG has product MKKLILSLGLLLPLAGFSQDNNELANLYFSTNVPEFSAHDKLALNIAERFQQGDKTSKPFQSTDGSVSFVYGSGQIRVVCAPLQVCDISLQPGEEFNDMNVGDPRFMVEPSITGTGFNQQIHLLIKPKDAGLDTSLVVTTDRRTYHFRLKSDRYDFMPYVSFTYPDEAKAKWQMLKRMQAEQKKENTFAETNEYLGNLNFNYRIQGNARFKPVRVYNNGVKTIIEMAASMSQNEAPALLVLRSGGLFKKSESVMVNYRLQGCRYIVDNVFDKAILVIGSGSTQEKITITRC; this is encoded by the coding sequence ATGAAAAAATTAATCCTTTCATTGGGCTTATTGCTGCCGCTGGCGGGTTTTTCTCAGGACAATAATGAACTTGCCAACCTTTATTTTTCCACCAATGTGCCTGAATTCTCTGCTCATGACAAGTTGGCTTTGAATATTGCCGAGCGCTTTCAACAAGGTGATAAAACCAGCAAGCCCTTTCAATCTACTGATGGCTCGGTCAGCTTTGTTTATGGTTCCGGCCAAATCAGAGTGGTCTGCGCACCCTTGCAGGTCTGTGATATCTCCTTGCAGCCCGGGGAAGAGTTTAACGACATGAATGTGGGCGATCCGCGCTTTATGGTTGAACCTTCGATTACAGGCACAGGCTTCAATCAACAAATCCATTTGCTGATTAAACCTAAAGATGCCGGACTTGATACTTCGCTCGTAGTCACCACCGACAGAAGAACCTACCATTTCCGGTTAAAGTCTGATCGCTATGACTTTATGCCTTATGTTTCCTTTACCTATCCTGATGAGGCGAAAGCCAAATGGCAGATGCTTAAACGCATGCAGGCTGAACAAAAAAAGGAAAACACCTTTGCTGAAACCAATGAATACCTTGGCAATCTGAATTTCAATTACAGGATTCAAGGCAACGCGCGGTTTAAACCGGTTCGCGTTTATAACAATGGTGTTAAAACCATTATTGAAATGGCGGCTAGCATGTCGCAAAACGAAGCTCCTGCCCTCTTGGTTTTGCGCAGCGGCGGTCTTTTTAAAAAATCTGAATCGGTGATGGTGAATTATAGGCTACAGGGGTGTCGCTACATTGTAGATAACGTGTTTGACAAAGCCATTCTGGTTATTGGCAGTGGCTCAACACAAGAAAAAATTACCATTACGAGGTGCTAA
- a CDS encoding conjugal transfer protein TrbH, whose product MKKISLLLLIVLLSSCTTMRYGNFTAPSQGKDIYLAQDAVMQITRIYPPAQNTFRLNQKVTDGFGMNLIHEMRKKGYGVIENVQPRQNANFFYVVDELEPGQLYRVSLYINTQALSRLYESRKNQLTPVSAWSHKE is encoded by the coding sequence ATGAAAAAAATCAGTCTGTTGCTTCTGATTGTTCTGTTATCCAGCTGTACAACGATGCGTTATGGCAATTTTACTGCACCATCGCAAGGCAAGGATATTTATCTGGCTCAAGATGCGGTAATGCAAATAACCCGTATTTACCCACCAGCGCAGAATACCTTTCGCCTAAACCAAAAGGTAACGGATGGTTTCGGGATGAATCTTATCCATGAGATGCGAAAAAAAGGTTATGGCGTGATTGAAAACGTCCAGCCAAGACAAAATGCCAATTTTTTCTATGTTGTGGATGAACTTGAACCCGGCCAACTGTATCGAGTCAGCCTGTATATCAACACGCAGGCTTTGAGCAGGCTTTATGAAAGCCGCAAGAACCAGCTCACCCCGGTTAGCGCCTGGTCACACAAGGAGTAA
- a CDS encoding TrbI/VirB10 family protein yields MKPNKDLLSPDSSPQKLNTAGVKRVNNLPLVIAIGVLTVFVLLIALVAYKRGNAQNQVVEPVKIASAKKNTLSLANEVVGNHKAGVLPALAEIQPARPLTDLPAPMPKPMDIEDQTVSDTEIERIRQEKTQDFEEAVKAKTAIMVDNTRLNNKEQSRSVPANQSIAMDMDVASTFKAQLQVLQERQNAKPVALNIGGDENEMRWHLNSKLENPNSRFELRAGSVIPGVMISGISSELPGQIIGQVSQNVYDTPTGKHLLIPQGTKLIGVYSSDVSFGQNSVLVAWQRLVFPDGKALDIGSMPGADSAGFAGYRDQVDHHYARIYGSALLMSGIVAGITYGQNNNQANQYGFAQPTAGSVLSQALGQQLGEVTSQLVSKNLNVSPTINIRPGYRFNIIVVKDLTFNRPYRQFAY; encoded by the coding sequence ATGAAGCCAAATAAAGATTTGCTATCTCCTGATTCTTCGCCGCAAAAGCTCAATACTGCAGGCGTGAAAAGAGTCAATAACCTGCCATTGGTCATTGCTATTGGTGTTCTAACCGTATTTGTCTTGCTGATTGCTTTGGTGGCCTATAAGCGGGGCAATGCACAGAATCAGGTCGTAGAGCCGGTGAAAATTGCCAGCGCCAAAAAAAATACTTTAAGCCTTGCCAATGAGGTTGTGGGAAACCATAAGGCAGGTGTTTTGCCTGCCCTTGCAGAAATTCAACCCGCTAGGCCATTAACTGACTTACCTGCCCCCATGCCCAAGCCCATGGATATCGAAGATCAAACTGTTTCAGACACTGAAATAGAACGTATCCGGCAGGAAAAAACGCAGGACTTTGAAGAAGCAGTCAAAGCTAAAACCGCCATCATGGTTGATAACACTCGCTTGAACAATAAAGAGCAATCACGATCTGTACCAGCCAATCAGAGTATTGCCATGGATATGGACGTGGCCTCTACCTTCAAGGCACAGCTGCAAGTTCTACAGGAAAGGCAAAACGCCAAACCGGTGGCTCTGAATATAGGCGGTGACGAAAACGAGATGCGTTGGCATTTAAACTCAAAGCTTGAAAATCCCAATAGCCGATTTGAGTTGCGGGCAGGCTCTGTTATTCCCGGCGTGATGATTAGCGGCATTTCCTCGGAATTACCGGGACAAATCATCGGTCAGGTATCACAGAATGTTTATGACACGCCAACAGGCAAACATCTGTTAATACCGCAAGGCACAAAACTGATAGGGGTTTATTCCAGCGATGTGAGCTTTGGTCAAAATTCGGTGCTGGTTGCATGGCAACGGCTGGTTTTCCCGGATGGTAAAGCGCTGGATATTGGCTCTATGCCCGGTGCGGATAGTGCGGGTTTCGCTGGTTATCGCGATCAGGTAGATCATCATTACGCAAGAATTTATGGCTCTGCACTTTTGATGTCAGGGATTGTGGCCGGCATTACCTACGGCCAAAACAACAATCAAGCCAATCAATACGGCTTTGCCCAGCCAACTGCGGGCAGTGTCTTAAGTCAGGCCTTAGGCCAGCAATTGGGGGAAGTGACCTCGCAGCTGGTATCCAAAAATCTGAATGTCTCGCCGACTATCAATATCCGTCCTGGCTACCGCTTCAATATTATCGTGGTGAAAGACTTAACCTTTAACCGGCCTTATCGCCAATTTGCTTATTAA
- the trbJ gene encoding P-type conjugative transfer protein TrbJ, whose product MKFKMMLIYFWSLHAVASGAPVFDVANWLQNGRMIMTQANEYKTQIDQYKNQVNQYQNMLDNTRSLTSFEWDNANSIINNLLESTNTIDYYKQEAGSLQGYLDRFQSQEYYQNTACFNGSGQCSAEELRKIKQARLASSVAEKRANDAMLKGIDKQQQSLKADSAKLRTLQSQAQSAEGQKQALQAASQLASQQNHQLMQIRGLLMAQQNAQAVKDAASADKEAIQAAGDERFRAGSYHKSSGKKW is encoded by the coding sequence ATGAAATTTAAAATGATGCTGATTTATTTTTGGTCGCTTCATGCCGTTGCATCGGGTGCGCCCGTTTTTGATGTAGCAAACTGGCTTCAAAACGGACGAATGATCATGACCCAAGCGAATGAATACAAAACGCAAATCGATCAATATAAAAATCAGGTTAACCAGTACCAAAATATGCTGGATAACACCAGGTCACTGACTTCATTCGAATGGGACAATGCCAATTCGATTATTAATAATTTGCTTGAATCGACCAATACCATTGACTATTACAAGCAAGAAGCAGGCAGCCTCCAAGGCTATCTTGACCGATTTCAAAGTCAGGAATATTACCAAAATACCGCCTGTTTTAATGGCAGTGGCCAATGTTCAGCTGAAGAACTCAGAAAAATTAAACAAGCAAGACTTGCGTCTTCCGTTGCTGAAAAACGAGCCAATGATGCCATGCTCAAAGGCATTGATAAGCAGCAACAAAGCTTAAAAGCAGATTCCGCTAAACTCCGTACCTTGCAATCTCAAGCGCAAAGTGCCGAAGGTCAAAAACAGGCATTGCAAGCCGCCTCGCAATTAGCCAGTCAACAAAACCACCAGCTCATGCAGATTCGGGGCTTATTGATGGCACAACAAAATGCTCAAGCAGTAAAAGATGCGGCCAGCGCTGACAAGGAAGCCATTCAGGCAGCCGGAGATGAGCGTTTTCGTGCCGGGTCTTATCACAAAAGTTCAGGAAAAAAATGGTAA
- the trbL gene encoding P-type conjugative transfer protein TrbL, producing the protein MKKPTVTCLITLFLLGFSISSYAQGTGMDSRDLLDNILYRFSTTASMWSKTLLDYARYLFWSLALISMVWTYGLMALRQADIQEFLAETVRFFVVVGFFYWLLDNGPAIATAIMDSMRKLAANASGIDAHVSPSDIVDVGFDIVSKAIDNSSIWSPAATTVGLIVAGLILVVLALVSINMLIVLITAWILTYGGIILLGFGGGRWTQDIAIQYYKTVLGIALQAFAMILIIGIGKSFVDQYYAAMAKDILLKEMFVMLVVAILLLVLVNKIPPVLSGIVSGGGSGGGGGLGLGSALGAAGIAGAALASAAGTVGTESAGGLSALKAAFNAASQSSTGSGSDGGSSPKSGRLSEAMGRATQFAGHFGSHLASGAAEVAREKANSIKEAFSAKVAETTGGKVADAIHQRMDANNDSSPPEPSDSPASNISSMGAPEGSFSAGTDEVSQFVNRKAAGDSQ; encoded by the coding sequence ATGAAAAAACCGACAGTCACCTGTTTAATCACACTCTTTCTACTGGGATTTTCCATTAGCAGTTATGCCCAAGGCACGGGTATGGATAGCAGAGATTTACTGGATAATATCCTGTATCGGTTTTCTACCACAGCATCCATGTGGAGCAAAACCTTGCTTGACTATGCCCGTTACCTCTTTTGGTCTTTGGCCTTAATCAGCATGGTCTGGACATATGGTCTTATGGCCTTGAGGCAGGCAGACATTCAAGAGTTTCTCGCTGAAACAGTGCGGTTTTTTGTGGTTGTCGGCTTTTTCTATTGGCTGTTAGACAATGGCCCGGCCATTGCAACGGCCATTATGGATTCCATGCGTAAACTCGCAGCCAATGCCTCGGGCATTGATGCGCATGTATCCCCTTCGGATATTGTCGATGTGGGTTTTGATATCGTTTCCAAGGCCATTGATAACTCATCCATTTGGTCGCCAGCCGCAACCACCGTTGGTTTGATAGTCGCCGGGCTGATTTTGGTGGTATTGGCGCTGGTCAGTATTAACATGCTGATAGTCCTTATCACCGCATGGATTTTAACCTATGGCGGCATCATTTTATTAGGCTTCGGTGGAGGCCGTTGGACACAGGATATTGCCATACAATATTACAAAACTGTGCTGGGTATTGCCCTGCAGGCTTTTGCGATGATTTTGATTATCGGTATTGGTAAGTCTTTTGTTGATCAATATTATGCTGCCATGGCGAAGGACATTTTGCTGAAAGAAATGTTTGTCATGCTGGTCGTTGCCATTCTTTTACTGGTGCTTGTTAATAAAATACCACCTGTATTAAGCGGTATTGTCAGCGGTGGTGGCTCAGGTGGTGGAGGTGGTCTGGGCTTGGGCAGTGCCTTGGGGGCTGCAGGCATAGCAGGTGCCGCTCTCGCCTCTGCTGCCGGCACTGTAGGCACTGAGAGTGCCGGTGGTTTATCAGCATTGAAGGCCGCCTTCAATGCTGCATCGCAAAGCAGCACAGGATCTGGTTCAGATGGCGGTTCCAGTCCTAAATCTGGCCGATTAAGTGAGGCCATGGGACGGGCGACTCAATTTGCCGGTCACTTCGGCTCTCATTTGGCCTCAGGTGCCGCAGAAGTCGCACGTGAAAAAGCAAATTCTATAAAAGAGGCCTTCTCGGCAAAAGTTGCAGAAACCACCGGCGGTAAAGTCGCCGATGCCATTCATCAACGAATGGATGCCAACAATGACTCATCACCACCTGAGCCATCAGACTCACCCGCCTCAAACATCAGCTCCATGGGTGCGCCAGAAGGAAGTTTTAGTGCAGGCACTGATGAAGTCAGTCAGTTTGTTAATCGCAAGGCCGCAGGAGATAGCCAATGA